ATACTTCACCCGGCTCCCAAAACCGAGAAAGCGGTTGCTCGGGTGCTCCGTCCAGGAGTAGTTGAAAAGGGTTCCGTCTGGGTCGTAGTTTGACCTCCCTTGAAGTTCATACTCAACGCCCCCGTAGAGGGTTGCGTTGTGCTGAGGGAAGTCGATAATCGAGACAAGCCCCATGGGGGCGTCAATGCTAAGCCCGGATACATTGAGCTTCCCTGCGCTCTCCATCTTGAACAGCACTCCAACCCGGACGCGCTCACCTTCGGCCGCCGGTCCCGCGGTCTCGTTCATATAGTCATAGAGCTGGGGCGTGAAATCGAGAACGGCAGTATAGGAGTAATTGATGTTCAGCAGGCCGAAGCGCAGCTGTCCTGTGTATTTATTGTGTATCTGTAGTTTGACCGTGACAATCGGATTGTTCCACTCGTCCAGAGCTGCTGGTGCGGTATCGAGATAGCTCTGGAGGGCCGAGACGAAAACGGGTCCGCTGATGATATCATTGAATTTGCCTTGGTTATTGGACCAGATATCCATCTTCAGGCCGTTGGCCACCACGATGTCTATGTCCGAATCTGCGTCGAGTGGAGCCACTGCAATCGATTTTGAGGACTGACCACCCGAGAAGACGCGCATCAGAAGGTCGCTCGGGAATCCCCCGAAGCCATCGTTAAGCTGGAGGAAGAGCTGGCCGTAGTTACTGGTTCCCAGCGCAAGTATGTCAAGGGCACCATCGGAGTTTATATCGGCCACTACAGCTGTTCTGAGGCTGTCCGTGCCACTTTCACAAACTATTGAGATAATGTGTCCGGGTCGGGTGTCGAAGTCGCCGGGGCTCTGGCCCTGGTCGTAGCCCAGGTTGAGGCATATGTATATTCTACCGTCGTTGCTCGCTCCGATAAGGTCCAAATCGCCGTCATTATCGACGTCCTCCACAGCTACGGAGTTGATGTCTCTCGCCGCTCCGGTGGCGATGGGGAAGGCTGTTTCAAATGTTCCGTCTCCGTTGCCGGGTGCCAGATAAAACTGCCGGTTGGAGTTCGCCCCCACAAGGTCTGGGAATGTGTCCTCGTCTATGTCCGCCACCTTGACACTGTTCATCTGCCCCGTCCCGCCCAGCACTACTTTAAAGAACTCGCTTCCCGGACCGCCGGAGGTGTCGAAGGCGCCACCCCCGGGGTTCAGAACTACGTAAAACCGGCCGTTCAGAGCGCCCCCGATGATATCAAAGTCGCCATCGCCCTCCACATCCTCAACGCATACCGAAGCCATCCGGCTGCCCGCTCCAGTCAGTATAGGTATCGCTCCTCCGTAGAGGCCAGCTCCCCCCTGATTGGGCAGCCAGTAGAAATTGCCGTCGGCGCAGGAGGCGACGATGTCTAGGCCGGGCATATCGTCAAGCTGACCAAGGGCGACCATGGTTATGTCTCTGTCCACGCCCTCGACCCCACAATCGATCTCTGTTGCATTAATGAAAAGATTATTGATGTTTTTCGCAACGTAAATTTTCCCATTGGTACCGCCCGCCACCAAGTCATTGTCACCGTCTCCATCAATATCGCCTACGGTGACGGAGTTGAGGTTCTGTCTGGTGGAAGAATCGTCGTAGAAGGTGAACGAGAGGCTGTCCTTGGTCCACACCGTTGCACCGCCTACCGTCATAGTGTATGCGTATTTTGAAGTCTGGGTGTTATTCACGGCTAGCGATGCTGAGCGAACGGTGGAGCGGGGCATTTTGAACTCGAGAGTCCTAGTGAGGCCGTTCTGATCCCATCTAAGGTCCACCTCGGTATTGTTATTTGCGAAGGTGTACTGAAGCCCCATGACGCCAGGGAACATCCAGTCAACGGTCCCGTCCTGCAGGATGTCGATGGATGGGTTGCGGGGCCAGTGGACTG
This genomic stretch from Thermoplasmata archaeon harbors:
- a CDS encoding FG-GAP-like repeat-containing protein; translation: MSRGVKQMKPHRMLATAAVLVSLLLPLPTGAEKVDKWSDGSVEFTWVQPSPRGGQIVKEFTVAKNSEIASATMRVRGDFFFLDEGTEYQTVHWPRNPSIDILQDGTVDWMFPGVMGLQYTFANNNTEVDLRWDQNGLTRTLEFKMPRSTVRSASLAVNNTQTSKYAYTMTVGGATVWTKDSLSFTFYDDSSTRQNLNSVTVGDIDGDGDNDLVAGGTNGKIYVAKNINNLFINATEIDCGVEGVDRDITMVALGQLDDMPGLDIVASCADGNFYWLPNQGGAGLYGGAIPILTGAGSRMASVCVEDVEGDGDFDIIGGALNGRFYVVLNPGGGAFDTSGGPGSEFFKVVLGGTGQMNSVKVADIDEDTFPDLVGANSNRQFYLAPGNGDGTFETAFPIATGAARDINSVAVEDVDNDGDLDLIGASNDGRIYICLNLGYDQGQSPGDFDTRPGHIISIVCESGTDSLRTAVVADINSDGALDILALGTSNYGQLFLQLNDGFGGFPSDLLMRVFSGGQSSKSIAVAPLDADSDIDIVVANGLKMDIWSNNQGKFNDIISGPVFVSALQSYLDTAPAALDEWNNPIVTVKLQIHNKYTGQLRFGLLNINYSYTAVLDFTPQLYDYMNETAGPAAEGERVRVGVLFKMESAGKLNVSGLSIDAPMGLVSIIDFPQHNATLYGGVEYELQGRSNYDPDGTLFNYSWTEHPSNRFLGFGSRVKYVPPTNATNVTINLHVRDDLHQKEAFTEVGINIVEEPYAYLSITKIALSPPDPVDGEAVTITVTVRNMGKINATRVGIQLYLDKTGGNPITSGVIDMIGPGQFESVDVFWQASETGNHRLLGAIVQCSERFKTPHTTETPFRSAQFKVSGKTPVDVLAIATGVIVGFVVLGAIGYVIKRKRDQLAIKREQAEISTKTGATEVGKEEIAYSQEKQAQLAEELYAKDREAAAATAYVTPPAQSKIFPCPRCGKPTDEEGLLCLECNAKDAIASARKAIEEAREMALDIDTAEEMLKSAEEAFKAGKFADAVESATSAEDDARSAKEAFDRASAYATGKEKAVAAEIDEAAAPPAKPPPPPAPTPLLSIKPRTAEAAKCPGCGRETRPNWRICPSCQTKLQ